A single genomic interval of Streptosporangium album harbors:
- a CDS encoding DUF1772 domain-containing protein — protein sequence MLVRLIKGLALLSTGLLAGAFGYGAANVVPTFRAVPLDVRLTFHTEMMKVNEPVMQTAMALAILSSLGLAVVTRATPRLLATGAGVLVLASLLFTLFGNVPIHGQIRQWAVGSAPAGHVEILQRWETFHNIRTATALVAFALLVVLVVFVQRSGPSSHPAGTWSR from the coding sequence GTGCTGGTTCGACTCATCAAAGGGCTCGCCCTGTTGTCGACGGGTCTACTCGCGGGGGCGTTCGGCTACGGCGCCGCGAACGTCGTACCGACGTTCAGAGCCGTCCCCCTCGATGTCCGCCTGACCTTCCACACCGAGATGATGAAGGTGAACGAACCCGTCATGCAGACCGCGATGGCGCTGGCGATACTCAGCTCGCTTGGACTCGCCGTCGTGACACGCGCCACCCCCCGGCTTCTCGCCACCGGCGCGGGCGTGCTGGTCCTGGCCTCATTGCTGTTCACACTCTTCGGCAACGTCCCCATCCACGGCCAGATCAGGCAGTGGGCCGTCGGCTCGGCCCCAGCCGGTCACGTGGAGATCCTGCAACGATGGGAGACGTTCCACAACATCCGAACGGCTACAGCCCTCGTGGCGTTCGCCCTCCTCGTCGTCCTGGTCGTATTCGTCCAGCGGTCTGGGCCGTCATCGCATCCGGCGGGCACATGGTCGCGCTGA
- a CDS encoding cold-shock protein yields MATGTVKWFNAEKGFGFIEQDGGGADVFAHYSNIAAQGFRELQEGQKVSFDVTQGQKGPQAENIVPA; encoded by the coding sequence ATGGCTACTGGGACCGTGAAGTGGTTCAACGCGGAAAAGGGCTTCGGCTTCATCGAGCAGGACGGCGGCGGCGCTGACGTCTTCGCCCACTACTCGAACATCGCCGCCCAGGGCTTCCGCGAGCTGCAGGAGGGCCAGAAGGTCTCGTTCGACGTCACGCAGGGCCAGAAGGGCCCGCAGGCCGAGAACATCGTTCCTGCCTAG
- a CDS encoding cytochrome P450 family protein, whose translation MSTSAETSTTGADGTVDLTDPELMADPFGGYARLREQAPLVRGSFLGAASPIWLVTRYDDVKTVLSDPRFVNDPANVPGMDVQNLREKQLKARGIPEEYARYVLNSVLDADGADHLRLRKLVSRTFTARRVSELRPRVEQITEDLLDRLAATAQDGVVDLIEHFAYPLPITVICELVGIPEEDRPQWRRWGKALTTLESDGFGTVLREMVTHIGELIGRRRAAPGDDLLSGLIRTHDEDGDRLSDSEMVTMVLTLVLAGHETTAHLIGNGTAALLTHPDQLALLRGDPELMPRAVHELMRWCGPVQGTRMRYAAEDLDIGGMRVRRGEAVMAMIVGANYDPRRFDAPERLDITRQPDGHRENHVGFGYGLHYCLGAALARQEGEVAFEALLRRFPDLSLAVKPEDLEHQLMPASWRLARLPLRL comes from the coding sequence ATGAGCACTTCGGCCGAGACCAGCACGACCGGCGCCGACGGCACGGTGGACCTGACGGATCCCGAGCTGATGGCCGACCCCTTCGGCGGATACGCGCGGCTGCGCGAGCAGGCTCCCCTGGTCCGGGGTTCCTTCCTCGGAGCGGCCTCGCCGATCTGGCTGGTCACCCGGTACGACGACGTGAAGACGGTGCTGAGCGACCCGAGGTTCGTCAACGACCCGGCGAACGTACCGGGAATGGACGTGCAGAACCTCCGCGAGAAGCAGCTCAAGGCGCGGGGCATCCCCGAGGAGTACGCACGGTATGTGCTGAACAGCGTCCTGGACGCCGACGGCGCCGACCATCTGCGGCTGCGCAAGCTCGTCTCGCGCACGTTCACCGCGCGCCGGGTCTCCGAGCTGCGGCCGCGGGTGGAGCAGATCACCGAAGACCTCCTCGACCGGCTCGCCGCCACCGCCCAGGACGGCGTCGTGGACCTGATCGAGCACTTCGCCTATCCCCTGCCGATCACCGTCATCTGCGAGCTGGTCGGCATCCCCGAGGAGGACCGCCCGCAGTGGCGCAGGTGGGGAAAGGCCCTGACGACCCTGGAGTCGGACGGCTTCGGGACGGTGCTGCGGGAGATGGTCACGCACATCGGGGAGTTGATCGGACGGCGACGCGCCGCACCCGGCGACGACCTGCTCAGCGGCCTGATCCGCACCCACGACGAGGACGGCGACCGGCTCAGCGACAGCGAGATGGTCACGATGGTCCTGACCCTGGTCCTCGCGGGACACGAGACCACCGCCCACCTGATCGGCAACGGCACCGCCGCCCTGCTCACCCACCCCGACCAGCTGGCCCTGCTCCGCGGCGACCCGGAGCTGATGCCGCGCGCCGTCCACGAGCTGATGCGCTGGTGCGGCCCCGTCCAGGGGACGCGGATGCGCTACGCGGCCGAGGACCTCGACATCGGCGGCATGCGGGTGAGGCGGGGCGAGGCGGTGATGGCCATGATCGTGGGAGCCAACTACGACCCGCGCCGGTTCGACGCTCCCGAACGGCTCGACATCACCCGCCAGCCGGACGGGCACCGGGAGAACCACGTCGGCTTCGGGTACGGCCTGCACTACTGCCTGGGAGCGGCGCTGGCCCGCCAGGAGGGCGAGGTGGCGTTCGAGGCACTGCTGCGCCGCTTCCCCGATCTCAGCCTCGCCGTCAAGCCGGAAGACCTGGAACATCAGCTGATGCCGGCGTCGTGGCGGCTGGCGCGGCTGCCGTTGAGGCTCTGA
- a CDS encoding DUF2277 domain-containing protein yields MEDGGAMPYRHAMCRSIKTLREPYASDVTDEDVRAAALQYVRKLSGFRSPSARNAEAFDRAVDAVAAATQVLLRDLHVPQTSRRP; encoded by the coding sequence ATGGAGGACGGGGGCGCGATGCCGTACCGTCATGCCATGTGCCGGAGCATCAAAACCCTTCGTGAACCGTACGCCAGCGACGTGACGGACGAGGATGTGCGTGCCGCCGCCCTCCAGTACGTCCGCAAGCTCTCCGGGTTCCGGTCGCCGTCCGCGCGCAACGCGGAGGCCTTCGACCGGGCCGTGGACGCCGTCGCCGCCGCGACGCAGGTCCTCCTGCGGGACCTGCACGTGCCGCAGACCTCCCGGCGGCCGTAG
- a CDS encoding monooxygenase has product MKHAVRPARWLLATAVALAAILLIASCSGQRHPAASNHPDAAPATAAHGGHGESFEPPPVAPLRASERFVNLKLPEPYTPAAPSGGTDEYRCFLIDPGLTGRAFLTGSQFLPQNTDIVHHAIIFRVGPDEAKAAGELDARTPGEGWTCFGDAGVGNGSWVGHWAPGANETLLTQKVGYPMPPGSQLIMQVHYNLLTAEDKPVGSDQSGLRLRLTDGKADLAPLETEQLPAPVELPCTAEESGPLCDREAAVRDVVHRFGDQAGSTVTGLNQLCNDARPPVASATQHCDRKAEEAATVYAVAGHMHLLGRSIKVELNPGTPGAQTLLDIPTYDFDEQAIRPLAKPVTVNAGDTLRVTCTHDAGLRKLLPAMRDLPPRYVVWGEGTSDEMCLGLLVWSPRSQPAG; this is encoded by the coding sequence ATGAAACACGCAGTCCGGCCGGCGCGGTGGCTGCTCGCGACAGCCGTCGCGCTCGCGGCCATCCTCCTCATCGCGTCATGCTCCGGGCAGCGGCATCCGGCCGCCTCGAACCATCCGGACGCGGCACCCGCCACCGCGGCGCACGGCGGACACGGAGAGTCGTTCGAGCCACCGCCGGTGGCGCCGTTGCGGGCCTCCGAACGGTTCGTCAACCTGAAGCTGCCCGAGCCGTACACCCCCGCGGCCCCCTCCGGAGGGACCGACGAGTACCGCTGCTTCCTGATCGACCCCGGGCTGACCGGCAGGGCGTTCCTCACCGGCAGCCAGTTCCTGCCGCAGAACACCGACATCGTCCACCACGCGATCATCTTCCGGGTCGGGCCGGACGAGGCCAAGGCGGCCGGTGAGCTCGACGCCCGCACCCCGGGCGAAGGATGGACCTGCTTCGGCGACGCCGGTGTCGGGAACGGCTCCTGGGTCGGCCACTGGGCGCCGGGAGCCAACGAGACGCTGCTCACCCAGAAGGTCGGCTACCCGATGCCGCCCGGCAGCCAGCTGATCATGCAGGTCCACTACAATCTGCTCACCGCCGAGGACAAGCCGGTCGGCAGCGACCAGTCCGGGCTCCGGCTGCGGCTCACCGACGGCAAGGCCGACCTCGCCCCGCTGGAGACCGAACAGCTGCCGGCGCCGGTCGAGCTGCCCTGCACGGCCGAGGAGTCAGGGCCCCTGTGCGACCGTGAGGCCGCCGTCCGTGATGTCGTGCACCGCTTCGGGGACCAGGCGGGATCCACGGTGACCGGACTCAACCAGCTCTGCAACGACGCCAGACCACCGGTCGCCTCGGCGACCCAGCACTGTGACCGAAAAGCCGAGGAGGCGGCCACCGTGTACGCCGTGGCCGGCCACATGCACCTGCTCGGACGCTCGATCAAGGTGGAGCTCAACCCCGGCACGCCCGGCGCCCAGACCCTGCTCGACATCCCCACCTACGACTTCGACGAGCAGGCCATCCGCCCGCTGGCCAAGCCCGTCACCGTCAACGCCGGCGACACTCTCCGGGTGACCTGCACCCACGACGCGGGCCTGCGCAAGCTGCTGCCCGCGATGCGCGACCTGCCCCCTCGCTACGTCGTCTGGGGCGAGGGCACCAGCGACGAGATGTGCCTGGGACTGCTCGTCTGGTCGCCCCGCTCCCAGCCGGCCGGCTGA
- a CDS encoding SAM-dependent methyltransferase, protein MSAQEESADTREPSSQVGAGAPNIARMYDYWLGGKDNFAADRQSAEEIVKISDGKVLRGVRLNRAFLGRAVRAAAETGVRQFLDLGSGLPTQENVHEVAGPGARVVYVDYDPVVASHAHAILAKSASVGFVQADLRKPAEILGHSVVRELIDFSEPVAFMFVSVLHFVDDADDPHGIVARFRDAVVPGSHLILSHLSRDGFPQKMAQTEQVYQGASARLGARTRTEILGFFDGFELAEPGLVGPTEWRPGDGPPSTEKFAGLVGMGVKL, encoded by the coding sequence ATGTCGGCTCAGGAAGAATCCGCGGACACCCGCGAACCGTCATCCCAGGTGGGGGCGGGCGCCCCGAACATCGCCCGCATGTACGACTACTGGCTGGGGGGCAAGGACAACTTCGCCGCCGACCGTCAGAGCGCGGAGGAGATCGTCAAGATCTCCGACGGGAAGGTCCTGCGAGGAGTGCGTCTCAACCGGGCCTTCCTGGGGCGGGCGGTGAGGGCGGCCGCCGAGACCGGCGTCCGCCAGTTCCTCGACCTGGGCTCGGGCCTGCCGACCCAGGAGAACGTCCACGAGGTCGCCGGCCCCGGCGCGCGGGTGGTCTACGTGGACTACGACCCGGTGGTCGCCAGCCACGCCCATGCGATCCTGGCGAAGTCCGCCTCGGTGGGCTTCGTCCAGGCCGACCTGCGCAAGCCGGCGGAGATCCTCGGCCACTCCGTGGTCCGGGAGCTCATCGACTTCAGCGAACCGGTCGCGTTCATGTTCGTCTCCGTGCTGCACTTCGTCGACGACGCCGACGACCCGCACGGCATCGTCGCCCGGTTCCGCGACGCCGTCGTGCCCGGAAGCCACCTGATCCTCTCCCACCTGTCGAGGGACGGCTTCCCCCAGAAGATGGCCCAGACCGAGCAGGTCTACCAGGGCGCCAGCGCCCGGCTCGGCGCGCGCACGCGCACGGAGATCCTCGGTTTCTTCGACGGGTTCGAGCTCGCCGAACCCGGCCTGGTCGGCCCCACCGAATGGCGTCCCGGCGATGGGCCGCCCAGCACCGAGAAGTTCGCCGGGCTGGTCGGCATGGGGGTCAAACTCTGA
- a CDS encoding FUSC family protein has translation MPPGFRKVADRLTDVAPGWLVEVVRPAPAALRWEPMLRMAVVVTTPLLVGLAAGRIALGILPAMGAMATSMADRGGSYRARTIVMGAAGLAGAVGYAVGALARGHGWWTVLVVVAVSVVSALISAGGAAGSAAGLQLLVMTVLGLGMPLSGPPDINALSFLLGVLTALMLALARWPLHPREAEEAAVIAVYRVLGLLFTEHDRGTVAAFDGTLSNGYTTVLNARSAAMGKDAERTRLVALLNQASLIRNALLSLCQEDREPPRELRFAVDEIVDSLAGGREPSVREHGSDSPALRALYSAVRGATELASGGDVAGEQLPYEPLGRGQRFRAIWERVWYGHLARVYVIRLALCMGVACAVSLAGWFERSYWVMLTVALVLKPDFGLVFARAVQRALGTLVGVLIGTVVLLVVPYGPALLIPIAVFAALLPYGLQRNWGLMSTFQAPLVLFLVDLLTHGGPKLAGIRLVDTVVGCVIVLLLGYLPWPASWEAPVGPRFADAVSATADYLRHAFDPRGSRRALLRRKAYDALADMRTAFQRAVTEPPAISRRITTWLPAMTALEQVTDATAATVARTEHGAPPPSDGGIRALVTSLEDIAADVRAGRSPAKPELAEEESLERMNSAVRGLCDTVSEEHLDTGGRAGAP, from the coding sequence ATGCCACCAGGTTTCCGGAAAGTCGCCGACCGGCTGACCGACGTCGCCCCGGGTTGGCTGGTGGAGGTGGTACGGCCGGCGCCGGCGGCGCTCCGCTGGGAGCCGATGCTGCGCATGGCCGTGGTCGTGACCACCCCGCTGCTCGTGGGTCTCGCCGCCGGCCGGATCGCGCTCGGCATACTTCCGGCCATGGGCGCCATGGCCACCTCCATGGCCGATCGGGGCGGGTCCTACCGGGCCAGGACCATCGTGATGGGCGCGGCCGGCCTGGCCGGGGCGGTGGGCTATGCCGTAGGCGCCCTGGCCCGGGGCCACGGCTGGTGGACGGTTCTGGTCGTGGTGGCCGTCTCGGTGGTGTCCGCGCTGATCAGCGCCGGTGGGGCCGCGGGGTCGGCGGCCGGGCTCCAACTGCTCGTGATGACCGTGCTGGGCCTCGGCATGCCGCTGTCGGGACCGCCCGACATCAACGCGCTGAGCTTCCTGCTGGGTGTGCTGACGGCTCTCATGCTGGCTCTGGCCCGCTGGCCGCTGCATCCCCGGGAAGCGGAGGAGGCCGCGGTGATCGCGGTCTACCGGGTCCTCGGCCTGCTGTTCACCGAGCACGACCGTGGCACCGTGGCGGCGTTCGACGGCACCCTCAGCAACGGCTACACCACCGTGCTCAACGCCCGTTCCGCGGCGATGGGCAAGGACGCCGAGCGGACCCGCCTGGTGGCCCTGCTGAACCAGGCCTCACTGATCCGCAACGCGCTGCTCTCGCTCTGCCAGGAGGATCGCGAGCCACCCAGAGAGCTGCGGTTCGCCGTCGACGAGATCGTCGACTCACTCGCCGGTGGGCGTGAGCCGTCGGTCCGGGAGCACGGGAGCGACTCGCCAGCCCTGCGCGCCCTCTACTCCGCCGTGCGGGGAGCCACCGAGCTGGCCTCCGGCGGCGACGTCGCCGGGGAACAGCTTCCCTACGAACCGCTCGGGCGTGGCCAGAGGTTCCGGGCGATCTGGGAGAGGGTGTGGTACGGGCACCTCGCCCGGGTCTACGTCATCCGGCTCGCGCTGTGCATGGGCGTCGCCTGCGCAGTGAGCCTGGCCGGCTGGTTCGAGCGGTCCTACTGGGTGATGCTGACCGTCGCGCTGGTCCTCAAGCCCGACTTCGGTTTGGTGTTCGCGCGCGCCGTACAGCGTGCGCTCGGAACGCTCGTGGGCGTACTGATCGGCACCGTCGTGCTCCTCGTGGTGCCGTACGGCCCGGCGCTCCTGATCCCGATCGCCGTCTTCGCGGCGCTCCTGCCGTACGGCCTGCAACGCAACTGGGGCCTGATGTCGACCTTCCAGGCGCCGCTGGTCCTGTTCCTGGTGGACCTGCTGACCCACGGCGGCCCGAAGCTGGCCGGGATACGGCTGGTGGACACCGTGGTCGGATGCGTCATCGTCCTGCTGCTGGGCTACCTGCCGTGGCCGGCGAGCTGGGAGGCGCCGGTCGGGCCGAGGTTCGCCGACGCGGTGTCGGCCACCGCGGACTACCTCCGGCACGCGTTCGACCCACGAGGCAGCCGGAGGGCGTTGCTCCGCCGTAAGGCCTACGACGCGCTGGCCGACATGCGGACGGCCTTCCAGCGGGCGGTGACCGAGCCACCCGCGATCAGCCGGCGCATCACGACCTGGCTGCCCGCGATGACCGCACTGGAACAGGTGACCGACGCGACCGCCGCGACCGTCGCGCGCACCGAACACGGCGCCCCGCCGCCGTCAGACGGGGGCATCCGGGCCCTGGTGACGTCCCTGGAGGACATCGCCGCGGACGTCCGCGCGGGACGCTCCCCGGCGAAGCCGGAACTCGCCGAGGAGGAGAGCCTGGAGCGGATGAACTCCGCCGTCCGGGGACTGTGCGACACCGTGTCGGAAGAGCACCTCGACACCGGCGGAAGGGCGGGCGCACCGTAG
- a CDS encoding coiled-coil domain-containing protein, with translation MLRSLVALLTAVILCACVASAGQAEPKPSAKKLRGELAQLQKQSETMIADYYAGRAELQKVEKTEKVARGNLKRAQQEFDRAATEIRLLAAERYRTGGMSATSALVGAADPRALLSGLAITQQIVSEQDAKLRVFAEIRDSHRRAQETAEARAAELRASLKKLDGQKKRAVKLIDQIKDRIDLLYPTPGLRRADGTWVPQLPSGPDNITPRMRLVRQLVAQRFGPHFGIGCYRSDGGIAGGGEHPLGRACDFMLSAGGGMPTAAETARGHEIAAWAIKNARRLGIMYIIFRQRIWHVRTGAWRMMSDRGGTTANHFDHPHISVY, from the coding sequence GTGCTCCGATCTCTGGTTGCGCTGCTCACCGCCGTGATCCTGTGCGCCTGCGTGGCGTCGGCGGGTCAGGCCGAGCCCAAACCCAGCGCCAAGAAGCTCCGCGGGGAGCTCGCGCAGCTGCAGAAACAGTCCGAGACCATGATCGCCGACTACTACGCCGGCCGGGCCGAGCTGCAGAAGGTGGAGAAGACCGAGAAGGTGGCGCGCGGCAACCTCAAGCGCGCACAGCAGGAGTTCGACCGGGCCGCCACGGAGATCCGCCTGCTGGCCGCCGAGCGGTACCGCACCGGCGGGATGAGCGCGACCTCCGCACTGGTGGGAGCCGCCGACCCCCGTGCCCTGCTGAGCGGCCTGGCCATCACCCAGCAGATCGTGAGCGAGCAGGACGCCAAGCTGCGGGTCTTCGCTGAGATCCGCGACTCCCACCGGAGAGCGCAGGAGACGGCCGAGGCGCGCGCCGCCGAACTCCGCGCGTCGCTCAAGAAGCTCGACGGCCAGAAGAAGCGCGCCGTGAAGCTGATCGACCAGATCAAGGACAGGATCGACCTGCTCTACCCGACTCCGGGGCTCAGGAGGGCCGACGGCACCTGGGTCCCCCAGCTGCCGTCGGGGCCGGACAACATCACACCGCGGATGCGGCTGGTCCGCCAGCTCGTCGCGCAGCGTTTCGGCCCGCACTTCGGGATCGGCTGCTACCGCTCCGACGGCGGCATCGCGGGCGGCGGCGAGCACCCCCTGGGCCGTGCCTGCGACTTCATGCTGAGCGCCGGCGGCGGGATGCCCACCGCCGCCGAGACCGCCCGTGGCCACGAGATCGCGGCCTGGGCCATCAAGAACGCCCGGCGGCTCGGCATCATGTACATCATCTTCCGTCAGCGGATCTGGCACGTCCGCACCGGAGCCTGGCGGATGATGTCCGACCGCGGCGGCACCACGGCCAACCACTTCGACCACCCGCACATCTCGGTCTACTAG
- a CDS encoding tyrosine-type recombinase/integrase, whose product MARRVRQPTQFAWKAVLAKVGISATRQNGFHRLRHHFASVLLEDGVSIKAVAEFLGHADPGFTLRTYTHLMPSSEDRMRRAIDGAWERAGNPGCALDVPSEG is encoded by the coding sequence CTGGCGCGACGAGTCCGGCAGCCAACGCAATTCGCCTGGAAGGCGGTGCTCGCCAAAGTCGGTATCTCCGCCACGAGACAGAACGGCTTCCACAGGCTCCGCCATCACTTCGCCTCGGTGCTCCTGGAGGACGGTGTGTCCATCAAGGCCGTCGCCGAGTTCCTGGGGCACGCGGACCCCGGCTTCACTCTGCGGACCTACACGCATCTCATGCCGTCCAGCGAGGACCGCATGCGCAGGGCGATCGACGGCGCCTGGGAACGTGCCGGAAACCCGGGATGTGCCCTGGATGTGCCCTCAGAAGGGTGA
- a CDS encoding helix-turn-helix transcriptional regulator, with translation MRLRAGGLPLAAYLGVPVAPLYQWRHLGTGPESHKVGRHVRYLPDDVVAWVRRQP, from the coding sequence GTGCGGCTGCGGGCTGGTGGGCTTCCCCTCGCCGCCTACCTGGGGGTACCGGTGGCGCCCCTCTACCAGTGGCGCCACCTCGGCACCGGCCCAGAGAGTCACAAGGTCGGCCGTCACGTCCGCTACCTGCCCGACGACGTCGTGGCCTGGGTGCGGAGGCAGCCATGA
- a CDS encoding fibronectin type III domain-containing protein — MPVRLLRIAGALVLALASMSAVPAAARVAEPSSVVIDSSEAAPGVVRLAGRFTGAYDVTIVVNGERIERARVSDPDADDAGTWSYDLDTSAMDGEVEIYAKATDAETRYGTWSQPLTLRVDNPPARAPKVSIAEPADGARLTRPTTVWVDVTGADVRSVRVRVNSGPWQSASSAKGRYVTLVKPAKYGDVMASLEAEAVDARGHVSRSATRYVALGAAKKERPAPHRQDRAMWIWEKASYNLVLNPGSRRLLETVLAPDSTIYLGVDTYAGRDMIEDARPELRDLVAWAHRRGMKVHATVAGGTRPPYLGALSRYRDRAVREVERVLDYNLSSAPAERFDGINVDIEPYILPWFNSAKPDVQIQWLDTLRAMIQRRDASGQPLLFGPAVPRWLDTSACCTDIPYAGTTRTMSEHIQDMADYIAIMDYRDQADGSAGIIAQAEGEMAYADRIGKPLSVVVGVETLDIATSGDPSSITFREEGRNAMEVELAKVYQAFSGRPAFAGVALHHYDSYRELPTIWGPSAQWPAPPADSDPPTGVKSPPKAVAFDHATVDLTYGRAYDDTEVDFYEVHRSTEPGFTPGPGTLAGKARGLTHTDAGLLPGTAYTYRIVPVDVAGHRGPASDPVAVTTATTGLRPMVVESMAVTLEGGTARVRLRVVDKETGEPVAATVRGRFTFSAGRYVTVTANADGWATATSEALKQPTGEVGFAGHRLTAPGRYWAGAYDQDRGVTARW, encoded by the coding sequence ATGCCTGTAAGGCTCTTGAGGATCGCCGGGGCGCTCGTGCTGGCCCTGGCGAGCATGTCGGCCGTCCCGGCCGCCGCCCGCGTTGCGGAGCCGTCATCGGTGGTGATCGACTCCTCCGAGGCCGCCCCCGGCGTCGTACGGCTCGCCGGACGGTTCACCGGGGCGTACGACGTGACCATCGTGGTGAACGGCGAGCGGATCGAGCGCGCCAGGGTGAGCGATCCGGACGCCGACGACGCCGGCACGTGGTCCTACGACTTGGACACCAGCGCGATGGACGGCGAGGTCGAGATCTACGCCAAGGCGACGGACGCGGAGACGCGGTACGGCACGTGGTCGCAGCCGCTGACGTTGCGGGTGGACAACCCGCCGGCCAGGGCGCCGAAGGTGTCGATCGCCGAGCCGGCTGACGGGGCGAGGCTCACCCGGCCCACGACGGTGTGGGTGGACGTCACCGGCGCGGACGTGCGTTCGGTGCGGGTCCGGGTCAACAGCGGCCCCTGGCAGAGCGCGTCCAGCGCCAAGGGGCGGTACGTGACGCTGGTGAAGCCGGCCAAGTACGGCGATGTCATGGCGAGCCTGGAGGCCGAGGCGGTCGACGCGCGCGGCCACGTGTCCAGGTCGGCCACCCGGTACGTGGCGCTCGGCGCGGCGAAGAAGGAACGCCCGGCGCCGCACCGGCAGGACCGGGCGATGTGGATCTGGGAGAAGGCCTCCTACAACCTGGTGCTCAACCCCGGGTCGCGCCGCCTGCTGGAGACCGTTCTGGCGCCCGACTCGACGATCTACCTGGGAGTGGACACGTACGCCGGGCGCGACATGATCGAGGACGCGCGCCCCGAGCTGCGCGACCTCGTGGCCTGGGCGCACCGCCGGGGGATGAAGGTGCACGCCACGGTGGCCGGCGGCACGCGCCCGCCCTATCTCGGCGCGCTCTCCCGATATCGCGACCGCGCCGTCAGGGAAGTGGAGCGGGTTCTCGACTACAACCTCTCGTCGGCGCCGGCCGAGCGTTTCGACGGGATCAACGTCGACATCGAGCCCTACATCCTGCCCTGGTTCAACAGCGCCAAGCCCGACGTGCAGATCCAGTGGCTGGACACGCTGCGGGCGATGATCCAGCGCAGAGACGCGTCCGGGCAGCCCCTGCTGTTCGGCCCGGCGGTGCCTCGGTGGCTGGACACCTCCGCCTGCTGCACGGACATCCCGTACGCCGGGACCACCCGCACCATGTCCGAACATATCCAGGACATGGCGGACTACATCGCGATCATGGATTACCGGGATCAGGCGGACGGCAGCGCCGGCATCATCGCGCAGGCCGAGGGCGAGATGGCCTACGCCGACCGCATCGGCAAGCCGCTCTCCGTGGTGGTCGGGGTGGAGACGCTGGACATCGCGACCAGCGGCGACCCGTCCAGCATCACCTTCCGGGAGGAGGGGAGGAACGCGATGGAGGTGGAGCTGGCGAAGGTCTACCAGGCGTTCTCGGGCCGCCCCGCCTTCGCCGGGGTGGCGCTCCACCACTACGACTCCTACCGGGAACTGCCCACGATCTGGGGCCCCTCGGCGCAGTGGCCCGCGCCGCCCGCCGACTCAGATCCGCCCACGGGCGTCAAGTCGCCGCCGAAGGCCGTCGCGTTCGACCACGCCACGGTCGACCTGACCTACGGGCGGGCCTATGACGACACCGAGGTCGACTTCTACGAGGTGCACAGATCGACGGAGCCGGGCTTCACGCCCGGACCGGGCACGCTCGCCGGCAAGGCGCGCGGCCTGACCCACACCGACGCCGGGCTGCTGCCCGGCACCGCCTACACCTACCGGATCGTGCCCGTGGACGTGGCGGGACACCGCGGCCCCGCATCCGATCCGGTCGCCGTGACGACCGCGACCACCGGCCTGCGTCCGATGGTGGTGGAGTCGATGGCCGTCACGCTGGAAGGCGGCACCGCGCGGGTACGGCTGCGCGTCGTGGACAAGGAGACCGGGGAGCCGGTGGCCGCGACGGTGCGCGGGCGGTTCACCTTCTCCGCCGGACGCTACGTGACGGTGACCGCGAACGCCGACGGCTGGGCCACCGCGACGTCCGAGGCGTTGAAGCAGCCGACGGGCGAGGTCGGGTTCGCCGGTCACCGGCTGACCGCGCCCGGCCGCTACTGGGCCGGCGCCTATGACCAGGACAGGGGCGTCACCGCCCGCTGGTGA